Genomic segment of Xanthobacter dioxanivorans:
GACCTTCACGCTCATGTCCATTCCCGGCGCCATCATCCTCGGCTGGCTGATCTCGCCGAACGTGGGCTGGTTGTTCATCACCACCACCACGTCCATCTACCTCATCTACGAGTTCATGCACTTCTGCACGCACATCGACGAGAACTGGCTGGTGCGGAACACGCCCTTCATCAACACCATCCGGCGCCACCACGCGGCGCACCACAATCAGTCGCTGATGATGGAGCGGAACATGAACCTCACCTTCCCCATCATGGACTGGGTGTTCGGCACCTCCGACCTCAACCGCGGCCTCGTCGGCCACCTGTTCAACGGCTACGACACGCGCTTCGTGAAGACCGACATGCGCCGCACCGCCCGGACCCCGCGCGGCACGGCCGAAGCGTCCGCCCGCGTGGCGGCGGCCGAGTAGCGGCAACCGCCATGGACGCCATCGAGCCCAACCTTTCCGCCCTCGCGGTCTTCGCCGCGTTGTGGACGGCGGCATGCCTCGGCTTCCTCGTGCTCGCGGGCATGTATCCCGCGCGCACGCGGCCGGCGGCGGCGCGAAAAGCCGGCGGCCTTGCCCTCGTCGCCCTCAACAGCCTGCTGTGGCTGGCGCTGGCGGCCGGGGCGCTGGCCTATGGCTACGCGCACCTGCGGCTGACATCCCTGGTGATCGTGGGGGGGCTTGTCGTGCTGTTCGCGCCGGCGCCGTTCGAGCTCCTGCCGAACGCGTTCCGCGACGGCCGGCGGGGGCTCGCCGCCTTGGTGGCGCTCCAGGCCGCGGCGCTGGCGGCCTGGCTCGCGGTGCCGGGCGGAGGCGCCGCGCTGTTCCAGCATTTCGCCTGACCGGCGTTCGAGATCCGGAGGAAAAACGTCATGCCCACCCGCATCAAGTTCATGCTGTCCCTCGTGGTGCTCGCCGTCGCCGCCGCCGGCTACGCCTTCCAGGCGAGCCTGGGACTGCAGGGGCCGAAATATGCCGTCGCTTTCCTCGGCATCTTCATGGTGGTCGCCATGTGGGTGTTTCCGGAAGTGCAGCGCCGGCCCGGCGACAAGGTGTAGGTCGCCATCGCCGCGAGGGAGAAAACGCGATGATCGCCGTCATTTTCGAGGTGTGGCCCGCCGAGGGCCAGCGCGAGGTCTATCTGGACCTCGCCGCCCGCCTGCGCAGCGAGCTGGAGCAGATGGACGGCTTCATTTCCGTGGAGCGGTTCGAGAGCCTCACCGAGCCGGGAAAGATGCTGTCCCTTTCCATCTGGCGCGACGAGGAGGCGGTGAAGGCCTGGCGCAACCTCGCCTCCCACCGCCGGACACAGGCGGCAGGACGCGCGGGCGTGTTCCGCGACTATCGCCTGCGCGTGGCCGCCGTGGTGCGCGACTACGGGATGACCGAGCGCGCCGAGGCGCCCGACGACAGCCGCGCCGTCCATCGGCCGAAGCTCGCGGCCGATCCGGCCTTCTGAGCCCCCTCAGCGCAGCTCCGGCGGCCAGGCGAGGCCCGAGCGGCCCTCGCCGTCGTCCGGCGCGGCGGCGGCGCGGGCGGCCTCGTCCGAAAGCCCGATCTCGCGCAGCACTTCGATGGTGCGGTCGGTGAGGTCGAGGGGCCCCGCGAGCGCCGGCGTCCGTGACAGGCGCGGCACCGCCGGGACCCGCTCGGGTCCGCAGCCGGGATGGCGGGCGGCCACGTGGGGCTCGTCCCAGACCTCGTCCGGCGCAAGGACGGGCGCGACGCAGGCGTCGGTGCCGGCGAACACGTCCGTCCAGTGGGCGCGGGTGCGGGCGGCGAACGTCCGCGCGAGTGTCTGCTCGATGTGGGGCCACAGGTCGCGCCGCATGTGGTCCGGCGCGTCACCGAGGCCGAGGGTGCGCCACAGGGTCTCGAAGAAACCGCGCTCCAGCGCTCCCACCGCCATGTAGCCGCCGTCGGCGCAGGCATAGGTGCGATAGAAGGGCGCCCCGCCGCCGAGCAGGCCGTCGCCGCGCGCCGGCCAGTGCGGAGTGCGCCAGAGCGGCAGGTGCATGGCCATGAGGGAGAGGGCGCCGTCCATCATCGCCGCATCGATGAACTGGCCCCGGCCGGATGCCTTCGCCTCCACCACCGCCGCGAGGATGCCGATGGCGGCGACCAGGCTGCCGCCGGCGAAATCGGCCACGAGGTTCAGCGGCGCCTCGGGCGGCCCGTCCTTCGGCCCCATGCTCCCGAGCACGCCGGAGAGTGCCAGATAGGTGATGTCGTGCCCGGCTTCCTTCGCGCGCGGCCCGTCCTGCCCGAAGCCGGTGAGGGCGCAATAGACGAGGCGCGGATTGAGGGCGGAGAGCTCGCCATAGCCCGCGCCGATGCGGTCGGCGACGCCGGGGCGGAAGCCTTCCACCAGCACGTCGGCGGTCTTCACCAGCGCATGCAGGGCGGCCCGGCCCCCGGCGGCCTTCAAATTGAGAGCGATGTGGCGCTTGCCCCGTGAGAATTCCGGGATCGCCACGCCGGCGCGCCCGCCGCCCACCACGATCACCTCCGCGCCGAGGTCGGCGAGCAGCATGGTGCAATAGGGGCCGGGGGCGAGGCGGGAGAGGTCGACGACGCGGATGCCGGCGAGGGGGCCTTTGGGGGTGGGCGGCGTGTCGGGCATGGCGTTTTCTCATCCCTTGTGGCGTCGCGCCGGCCTCGTGCCCCGGCCGACTGAAGCGTAAGCGGAAGGAGAGCCGGGGCCCAGCGCAGCAACTCCGCCGGAGGCGCTTCCAAACCCTCGACGCGGCTTAAACATTGCCTGCTTCGCAGCACTCTTGCGCTGGATGCCGGCTCGGCGCTCCGGCTGTGCCGTCGCTGGTCCGGCAAACGGGGGAATGGTGGCGTTCACAGCCCCCGGGCGATGACGATGCGCTGCACGTCGCTGGTGCCCTCGTAGATCTGGCACACGCGCACGTCGCGGTAGATGCGCTCCACCGGGAAGTCGGCGAGGTAGCCGTAGCCGCCATGGGTCTGGATGGCGGCGGAGCACACCTGCTCGGCGATCTCGGAGGCGAAGAGCTTGGCCATGGAGGCCTCGGTGAGGCAGGGCAGGCCCGCTTCCCGCAGGGATGCCGCGTGCAGCACCATCTGCCGGGCCACCTCGATCTTCGTGGCCATGTCGGCGAGGCGGAAGGCGACGGCCTGGTGCTCGACGATGGGCTTGCCGAAGGTGACGCGCTCGCGGGCATAGGTCCGCGCCGCTTCGAATGCCGCACGCGCCATGCCGACGCACTGGGAGGCGATGCCGATGCGCCCGCCCTCCAGGTTGGAGAGCGCGATCTTCAGCCCCTCGCCCTCGGCGCCGAGGCGCAGGTCGGCGGGCAGGCGCATGTCGTTGAAGGCGAGCTGGCAGGTGTCGGAGGCATGCTGGCCGAGCTTGTCCTCCACGCGCACCACCTCGTAGCCGGGCGTGTCGGTGGGCACGATGAAGGCGGAAATTCCCTTCTTGCCCGCGTCCGGATCGGTCACGGCGAAGACGATGATGACATCGCCGTTCTTGCCCGAGGTGATGAACTGCTTGGCGCCGGAGAGGATGTAGCCGTCGCCGTCGCGCCGGGCGCGGGTCTTCAGGTTGGCGGCGTCCGAGCCGGCCTGCGGTTCGGTGAGGGCGAAGCCGCCGATCCAATCGCCGGAGGCGAGCTTCGGCAGGAAGCGTTCTTTCTGGTCCTTCGTCCCGAACTTCACGATCGGCATGCAGCCCACGGAGGAATGGACGGCGACGATGGTGGAGCAGGCCCCGTCCGCCGCCGCGATCTCCTCCAGGGCCAGGGCATAGGAGACGAGGTCGGTCTGCGACCCGCCGAGGCCTTCCGGCACCAGCATGCCGAGGAAGCCGAGGGCGCCCATCTCCTTCAGCTCGTCCTTCGGGAAGCGGTGCTCCCGGTCACGCGCCGCGGCGCCGGGGGCGAGCCGCTCCTGCGCGAAGGCCCGCACCGCCTCGCGGATCTCGACCTGGGTCTCGGTGAGGATCATGGGCTTCCTCCGCGTCGTCTTGGTTATGCTCTCTTCGTTCGTCCCGCCGCGACTCCCTCTCCCCTCGCGGGAGAGGGCTGGGGTGAGGGGACGAAATCGCAGGACTGTTCCCGGCCTTCCCCTCCCCCCGACCCCTCTCCCCGCGAGGGGAGAGGGGAGGAGCCAAATGTCGGGGCGACACCTTCACCCCAGCCGCTCGATGGCCACGGCGGTGGCCTCGCCGCCGCCGATGCAGAGCGAGGCGATGCCGCGCCTGAGGCCGTATGTCTGAAGCGCCGCCAGCAGCGTCACCATCACCCGCGCGCCGGAGGCGCCGATGGGATGGCCGAGCGCGCAGGCGCCGCCGTGCACGTTCACCTTGTCCTCGGGCAGCGCCAGGTCGCGGATGGCCGCCATGGGCACCACGGCGAACGCCTCGTTGATCTCGAACAGGTCCACGTCCGCCATCGCCCATCCGGTCCGCTCGGAGAGCTTCCGGATGGCGCCGATGGGGGCGGTGGTGAAGAGGTTGGGGGCCTGGGCGTGGGTCGCATGGCCGACGACGACGGCGAGCGGGACGAGGCCGCGCTTCTCCGCCTGCGACCGGCGCATCAGCACCAGCGCCGCCGCCCCGTCCGAGATGGAGGAGGAATTGGCGGCGGTCACCGTGCCACCCTCGCGGAAGGCCGGCTTCAGGGTGGGGATCTTGTCGAGCTTCGCCTTGGGCGGCTGCTCGTCGGCGGAAACCACCCGCTCGGCCTTTCCAGCCTTCACCGTGACCGGGACGATCTCCGCGTCGAAGCCGCCCCCGGCCATGGCCTTCTGCGCCTTCTCCAGCGAGGCGATGGCGAAGGCGTCCTGCGCCTCGCGGGTGAACTGGTAGGCCTGCGCGCAGTCCTCGGCGAAGGTGCCCATGAGGCGGCCCTTCTCGTAGGCGTCCTCCAGCCCGTCATAGAACATGTGGTCGATGACCTTGCCGTGGCCCATGCGGTAGCCGCCGCGGGCGCGGTCGAGGAGGTAGGGGGCATTGCTCATGCTCTCCATGCCGCCCGCCACCGCCACGTCGGCGGACCCGGCCAGCAGCAGGTCATGGGCGAACATGGCCGCCTTCATGCCGGAGCCACACATCTTGTTGACGGTGGTCGCCCCCGTGGACAGGGGCAGCCACGCGCCCAGCGCCGCCTGGCGCGCCGGAGCCTGGCCGAGCCCGGCGGGCAGAACGCAGCCGAACACCACCTCGTCCACCTGGTCCGGCGCGAGGCCGGCGCGGGCGAGGGCGGCGCCGATGGCGGCGGCGCCGAGGGTCGGGGCGGTCACATCCTTGAAGTCGCCCTGGAAGCCGCCCATGGGCGTGCGGGCGGCGCCGACGATGACGACGGGATCTTCAGAGAGCTGCGGCATGGCGTGTCTTCCTTCCGACGGGCTCAGCGGGGGGCCATGCGCAGGGCGCCGTCGAGGCGGATCACCTCGCCGTTGAGCATGGTGTTCTCGCAGATGTGCTTGACGAGGGCGGCATATTCCGCCGGCCGGCCGAGCCGGGGCGGGAACGGCACGGTCTTGCCGAGGGAGTCCTGAACCTCCTGCGGCAGCCCCGCCATCATCGGCGTCTCGAAGATGCCGGGCGCGATGGTGACGACCCGGATGCCGAATCGCGCCAGCTCCCGCGCCACCGGCAAGGTGAGGGCGGCGACGCCACCCTTGGATGCGGCGTAGGCGGCCTGGCCGATCTGCCCGTCAAAGGCGGCGACGGAGGCGGTGTTGATGATGACGCCGCGCTCGCCGTCCGCGTCCGGCTCTTCCTTCGCGATGGCGTCGGCCGCGAGGCGCAGCATGTTGAAGGTGCCAACGAGGTTGACGCCGACCGCCCGGGCGAAGCTCTCCAGCTGGTGCGGCCCGTCCCGTCCCACCACCTTCTCGCCGGGGGCGACGCCGGCGCAGTTCACCAGGCCATGGAGGTGGCCGAAGGCCGCCTTCGCCAGCGCCACCGCGGCGATGCCGTCGGCCTCGCTGGTGACGTCGGCCTTCTGGAAGCGCACCGCATCGCCCAGTTCCGCGACGATGGCGGCGCCGGCCGCCGCGTTGATGTCCACGCCCACCACCTTGGCGCCTTCCGCCACCAGCATGCGGGTGACGGCGGCGCCGAGCCCGGAGCCGGCGCCGGTAACCAGGAATACTCGGCCGTCCATCTTCATCCTGTCCTCCCTTGGGGCGTTCCTTGGGGCGTTTTTTGGGGCGTTCTCGCCGTGTGGGGCATGATCCGCCTGCTTCCCCTCTAGCGAAAAGCGAAGTGGCATTCGATGACGGAAATGATCTAATTGACTGAGCGATTTTGCCATAATCGGATGCCCGCATGGAACGGCGCATGATCTCGGCCTGTTTCGTGGGCGACGCCCTGGAATGCCTGGCCGCGCGCGGCATCGACCCGGCGGCGGTGCTTGCCCGCGCCGGACTGTCCGCTCCGGTCACCGGCTCGGTCTCGGCGGAGCAGTACGGCGCCCTGTGGACGGCGGCGGCGCAGGCGCTCGACGACGAGTTCTTCGGCCTCGGCGCGCGGCCCATGCGTTGCGGCAGCTTCACCTTGTTGTGCCACGCCCTCATGGGGGCGCCGACGCTGGAGCGGGCGCTGGGCCGGGCGCTGCGCTTCCTGCGCGTGGTGCTCGACGACCCCATCGGCCGGCTCGACGTGGCCGACGGCCTTGCCTCGATCGTCCTCAACGACAAGGGGGCGGCGCGCTCCGCCTTCGCCTATCGCACCTACTGGATCATCGTGCACGGCATCACCTGCTGGCTGGTGGGGCGGCGCATCCCGCTCCGGCATGTGGATTTCCGCTGCGGTCCCCCCGAGCACGGCGCCGACTACCGCCTGTTCTTCGGCGCGCCGGTGCGCTTCCATGCCCCGGAGAGCCGTCTGGCCTTCGACGCCACCTTCCTCACCCTGCCTGCCGCCCGCAGCGAGCGGGCCTTGCGGGATTTTCTCAGGGGCGCCCCAGCGAACATCCTGGTGCGCTACCGCCACGACGCCGGCCTCGCGGCGCGGGTGAAGACGCGGCTGCGCCACATGTCGGCCCCGTCCTGGCCCACCTTCGAGGACCTCGCCCGGCAATTACGCCTGCCGGCCTCGACCCTGCGCCGGCGGCTCGCCGACGAAGGCCAGACCTATCGCGACATCAAGGACGAACTGCGCCGCATGAAGGCGCAGGAACTGTTGCAGCACAGCCGGCGCCCGGTGGGGGAGATCGCGGCGGAACTCGGCTTCTCCGAGCCCAGCGCCTTCCACCGCGCCTTCCGCAAATGGACCGCGCAGAGCCCCGGCGCCTATCGCCGCGCCGGGGGCGGGGACTGAGCGCGGGGGGAAAGCCGCAGGGCTTCATCGTCCCCACGGCCGGTGCCGCGATCTTGCCCGCCTCGCGCGCCGGCCGCATTTGACGCGCGGGCCGGCTCTCACTACCTGTGCCTGCGCGCCCCGGGCGGCGCGACGGCCCTCGGAGACCTTTCTTGTCCATTGTCGCCAGCATCCGCAAGACGCTTGTTCCCATCCACCGGGAGGGCTACCCCTTCATCGCCATCGCGGCGGTGATCACGCTGGGGCTGCTGATGTTCTCCACCTTCCTCGGCATGATCGGGGTGGGGCTGACCATCTGGACCGCCCTGTTCTTCCGCGATCCGCCGCGGGTGACGCCGGTGCGCGAGGGCCTGGTGGTGGCGCCGGCGGACGGCCGCATCTCGCAGGTGGGGCTGGCGAAGCCGCCGCGCGAGCTCGACCTCTCCGACGCGCCGCTGCTGCGCATCTCCATCTTCATGAACGTGTTCAACGTGCATGTGAACCGCGCCCCGGTGACCGGCCGCATCGAGCGCGTCGCCTACAAGCCCGGCATCTTCCTCAACGCCGACCTCGACAAGGCGAGCGAGGACAACGAGCGCAACGGGCTCGTGCTCTCCACGCCGTTCTGCCGCGTCGGCTGCGTGCAGATCGCCGGGCTCATCGCGCGGCGCATCGTCTCCTTCGTGCGGGAGGGGGAATCCATCGGCGCCGGCGAGCGGTTCGGCCTCATCCGCTTCGGGTCGCGGGTGGACGTCTATCTGCCGGTGGGCACGCGGGTCCAGGTGTCCGAAGGCCAGCTCACGGTGGCGGGGGAGACGGTTCTGTGCGATCTCTCCCAGCCCCAGCCGCGTGAGACCGCCTATCGGGTGAGCTGATGGAAACGCCCTTTCCCCCGTTCGACCCGGAAGGCCGGCCGCGGCCGCGCTTCGGCCGCTTCGGCCGTGTCCCGATCCGGGTGCTGCTGCCCAACCTGGTGACGCTGCTCGCCTTGTGCTCGGGCCTGACGGCGGTACGCCTCGCCATCGAGGAGCGCATCGAGCTGGCGCTTGCCGCCATCGTCTTCGCCGCCCTGCTCGACGGCATCGACGGGCGCCTCGCGCGGGCGCTGAAGGGAACCTCGCGCTTTGGCGCGGAGCTGGACAGCCTCGCCGATTTCGTCAATTTCGGCTGCGTGCCCGCGCTGATGCTCTATTTCTGGGGCTCAAGGAGGCCGGCTCGTTCGGCTGGATCGCGGCGCTCGCCTACGCCATCTGCGCCGCCCTGCGCCTCGCCCGCTTCAACGTGATGCTGGATGATCCGCACAAGCCGCCCTTCGCCGGCGACTTCTTCACCGGCATCCCGGCACCGGCCGGCGCCATCACGGTGCTGCTGCCGATCTATCTGGAACTGATCGGCGTGCCGCACGGCGGGGTGAGCGCGCCGCTCGCCCTCATCTACTGCCTCGCCATCGCCTTCCTCATGATCTCCACGGTGCCCGCCTGGTCCGGAAAGACGCTGGGGCGGCGGGTGCGGCGGGACATGGTGCTGCCTCTGTTCGTGGCGGTGGCGCTCTTCTTCGCCCTGCTGGCGAGCTATCCGTGGATCGTGCTCTCCGCCTGCTCGATCCTCTATCTCACGCTGCTGCCGGTCTCGACGCTGCGCCACCGCCGGCTCATGGCGGCCTGGCGCGCCGAGCAGAAGGCCGCGAGCACGCCCATTTCCTGAGCAGGTGACGGGTGGCGTGTGCATCTCCATGCGGCGACAAATTGCATGCAATGTGCACGATAATGATTATTTATTGATCATTTATGCCGTTGAGGCAGAGGGTGGGCGCCACCGTGATGCCGATTATCCATATGAAATATATGGATATCTTATTTTTTGTATGCAATTGGCACGCGCCTTGAATGGGGGAGGGCAGCAACCACCACTGGGGATGTCGCCCGATGAACCGCCGCGAATTCATGAAATCCGCATCCGTCACCGCCGTCGCATCGGGGACGGGCGTTGCCGCCCCGGCGGTGTTTTCCTCGGCGCAGGCGCAGGCGCGCAACGAAACCCTTCTGATCGTTTCCGAAAGCGGCCCCAACAACCTCGACATCCACGGCGTGGGCACCAACGTTCCCGGCTACGAGGCCAACTGGAACACCTATGACCGGCTCATCACCCACGAGATGACCGAGAAGGACGGGGTGCGCTACTACGACCGCGACAAGCTGAAGGGCGAGCTGGCGGAGGACATGAACATCGGTGACATGTCCGTCACCTTCAAGCTGAAGAAGAACGCCACCTTCCAGGACGGCTCGCCGGTCACGGCGAAGGACGTGAAGTGGTCGCTCGACCGGGCGGTGTCGGTGGGCGGCTTCCCGACCTTCCAGATGAAGGCCGGCTCGCTGGAGAAGCCGGAACAGTTCGTGGTGGTGGACGACCACACCGTGCGCGTGGATTTCCTGCGCAAGGACCGCCTCACCATCCCCGACCTCGCGGTGATCGTGCCCTGCGTGATCAATTCCGGGCTGGTGCAGAAGAACGCCACCGAGAAGGACCCCTGGGGCCTCGAATACACCAAGCAGAACACCGCCGGCTCCGGCGCCTACCGCGTCACCAAGTGGACCCCGGGCACGGAAGTCATCTTCGAGCGCTTCGACGACTGGAAGGGCGGGCCGCTGCCCAAGATCAAGCGCGTCATCTGGCGCATGGTGCCCTCCGCCGGCAATCGCCGGGCGCTGCTGGAGCGCGGCGACGCCGATATCTCCTACGACCTGCCCAACAAGGACTTCGTCGAGCTGAAGCAGTCGGGCAAGCTCAACATCGTGTCGGTGCCGTATTCCAACGGCGTGCAGTATATCGGCATGAACGTGAAGAATCCGCCCTTCGATAACCTGAAGGTGCGCCAGGCCATCGCCTACGCCATTCCCTACCAGAAGATCATGGACGCCGCCCTGTTCGGCCTCGCCAAGCCCATGTTCGGCGCCCCGGCGGATACCCAGACCCAGGTGGCGTGGCCGCAGCCCACCAAGTTCGTCACCGACCTCGCCAAGGCCAAGCAGCTGCTCGCCGAGGCGGGCTATCCGGACGGGCTGGAGACCACCTTGTCCTTCGACCTCGGCTTTGCCGGCGTGAACGAGCCCCTGTGCGTGCTGCTGCAGGAGAACCTCGCGCAGATCGGCATCAAGACCACCATCAACAAGATCCCCGGCGCCAACTGGCGCACGGAGCTGACCAAGAAGGTGCTGCCGCTCTACACCAACGTGTTCTCGGGCTGGCTCGACTATCCCGAATACTTCTTCTTCTGGTGCTATCACGGCAACAATTCGATCTTCAACACCATGAGCTACCAGTCGCAGGCCATGGACGCCTTCATCGACGCGGCCCGCACCGCGGCGGCGACCGGCGACAAGGCGGCCTACGATTCCAACGTGAAGGGCATGGTGGACCTCGCCTTCGCCGACGTGCCGCGCATCCCGCTCTACCAGCCCTACGTCAACGTCGCGATGCAGAAGAACATCACCGGCTACGAATACTGGTTCCACCGCCGGCTGGACTATCGCGCCTTCCAGAAGGGGTGAGGGGTCGAGGGGAGAGGGACCGTGCCACCCCTCACCCCCGCCCTCTCCCGCAAGGGAAGAGGGCGTGCCGCCGCTCCGGGGTGGGCGCGGTGGTTGGGCACGAGAGCCGTCGGGGCCCCTCTCCCCTTGCGGGAGGGGGTTGGGGTGAGGGGTGCGGCGTCTGCCGCGGGATCGGATGCCGGGCCTGCGGCCCTGGAGAAGAGGGACACACCATGCTGAAGCTCATAGGCAGTCGCCTTGCCACCGCCGTGCCCAGCCTGATCGGCGTGGTGATCGTCACCTTCCTGCTGACTCGCGTCCTGCCCGGAGACACGGCCACCTATTTCGCCGGGCCCGCCGCGACGCCGCAGGCCATCGCCGAGATCCGCACCAAGCTCGGACTCGACAAGTCTCTGCCGGCGCAGTTCGTGGACTATGTGTCGTCGCTGGCGAAGGGCGATTTCGGCACCTCGCTCTCCACCGGCCAGCCGGTGGGAACCGAGATCGCAGCGCGCCTTCCGGCATCCGCCGAGCTCACGCTGTCCGGTCTCATCCTCGCGCTCGCCATCGCCGTGCCGTTCGGCATCCTGGCGGCGGTGAAGCAGGGATCGTGGGTGGACCATTCCTGCCGCATCATCACCACCGCCGGCGTCTCGCTGCCGGTGTTCTTCACCGGGCTGCTGCTGGTCTATGTCTTCTACTTCAAGCTGGGCTGGGCGCCGGCGCCGCTGGGGCGGCTCGACGTGTTCTTCACGGCGCCACCCACGGTCACCGGCTTCTACCTCATCGACAGCCTGATCGCCGGCGACCTGGAGACCTTCCGGGCCGCCGCCGCCCAGCTCGCGGTGCCGGCGGTCACCCTGGCCATCTTCGCGCTGGCCCCCATCGCCCGCATGACGCGCGCCTCCATGCTGGCGGTGCTCTCGTCCGAATTCGTCCGCACCGCCCGCGCCGCCGGGCTCACGGACGCCACGGTCATCATCACCTACGCCTTCCGCAACGCCATGCTGCCGGTGGTGACGACCCTCGGCATGGTGTTCTCCTTCCTGCTCGGCGCCAACGTTCTGGTGGAGAAGGTGTTCGCCTGGCCGGGCATCGGCTCCTACGCGGTCGAGGCGCTCATCACCTCCGACTACGCGCCGGTGCAGGGCTTCGTGCTCGCCATGGCCATCCTCTACGTGGCCCTCAACCTCCTCATCGACATCGCCTACGGCATCATCGACCCCCGCGCGCGGAGCGAAGCATGACCCTCGCCACGGCCCACACCCCGGACACGCCCCGCGGCCTCGCCGCCACCCTCGCCCACGCGCGCTACGTTATTTCCGACAACCCGGTCACCGGCATCGCCTTCGGCATGTTCCTGGTGCTGGTGGTGTGCGCGCTGCTGGGGCCGTACATCGTGCCCTACGACCCGCTCGCCAGCGATACGCTGGCCGCGCTGCAGCCTCCCTCGCTCGCCCACTGGTTCGGCACCGACAATCTGGGGCGGGACATCTTCTCCCGCGTGGTCGTGGCGACCCGGCTCGACATGGCCATCGCCGTGTTTTCGGTGGCGCTGGTGTTCGCGGCCGGCGGCATCGCCGGCATCGCCTCCGGCTTCTTCGGCGGGTGGACCGACCGCATCATCGGCCGCATCTCCGACACCATCATGGCCTTCCCGCTGTTCGTCTTGGCCATGGGCATCGTGGCGGCGCTGGGCAACACGGTGACCAACATCGTGATCGCCACCGCCATCATCAACTTCCCGCTCTATGTGCGGGTGGCGCGCTCGGAGGCGGCGATCCGCCGGCAGGCGGGGTTTGTGCAGGCGGCGCGGCTCACCGGAAATTCGGAATGGCGCATCCTGCTCACGACCATCCTGCCCAACATCATGCCCATCATGATGGTGCAGATGTCGCTGACCATGGGCTACGCCATCCTGAACGCGGCCGGCCTCAGCTTCATCGGCCTCGGCGTGCGCCCGCCCACCCCGGAATGGGGGATCATGGTGGCGGAAGGGGCGGCCTACATCGTCTCCGGCGAATGGTGGATCGCGCTGTTCCCTGGCCTCGCGCTCATGTTCGCGGTGTTCTGCTTCAACCTCCTGGGTGACGGTCTGCGCGACATCGTCGATCCCCAGCGTCGCACCTGATGGAGCTTAGCATGCACGGCGTTGTGGACGTGAAGGCCGGAGCGGCCAAATCCGAGGCCCCGGGCGGCCCGCTGCTCGAGGTTCGGGACCTCACCGTCGAGTTCGCCACCCGCCGCGGCGTGGTGACGGCGGTGAGCCAGGTGAACCTCACCCTCACCAAGGGCGAGACCCTGGGCATTGTCGGCGAGAGCGGCTCCGGCAAGTCGGTGACCTCCTACACGGTGATGCGCATCCTCGACCGGGCGGGGCGCATCGCGGAGGGGTCCATCACCTTCTCGGGGCTGGATGTGGCCCATGCCAGCGAG
This window contains:
- a CDS encoding CaiB/BaiF CoA transferase family protein — translated: MPDTPPTPKGPLAGIRVVDLSRLAPGPYCTMLLADLGAEVIVVGGGRAGVAIPEFSRGKRHIALNLKAAGGRAALHALVKTADVLVEGFRPGVADRIGAGYGELSALNPRLVYCALTGFGQDGPRAKEAGHDITYLALSGVLGSMGPKDGPPEAPLNLVADFAGGSLVAAIGILAAVVEAKASGRGQFIDAAMMDGALSLMAMHLPLWRTPHWPARGDGLLGGGAPFYRTYACADGGYMAVGALERGFFETLWRTLGLGDAPDHMRRDLWPHIEQTLARTFAARTRAHWTDVFAGTDACVAPVLAPDEVWDEPHVAARHPGCGPERVPAVPRLSRTPALAGPLDLTDRTIEVLREIGLSDEAARAAAAPDDGEGRSGLAWPPELR
- a CDS encoding AraC family transcriptional regulator, translated to MERRMISACFVGDALECLAARGIDPAAVLARAGLSAPVTGSVSAEQYGALWTAAAQALDDEFFGLGARPMRCGSFTLLCHALMGAPTLERALGRALRFLRVVLDDPIGRLDVADGLASIVLNDKGAARSAFAYRTYWIIVHGITCWLVGRRIPLRHVDFRCGPPEHGADYRLFFGAPVRFHAPESRLAFDATFLTLPAARSERALRDFLRGAPANILVRYRHDAGLAARVKTRLRHMSAPSWPTFEDLARQLRLPASTLRRRLADEGQTYRDIKDELRRMKAQELLQHSRRPVGEIAAELGFSEPSAFHRAFRKWTAQSPGAYRRAGGGD
- a CDS encoding phosphatidylserine decarboxylase; the protein is MSIVASIRKTLVPIHREGYPFIAIAAVITLGLLMFSTFLGMIGVGLTIWTALFFRDPPRVTPVREGLVVAPADGRISQVGLAKPPRELDLSDAPLLRISIFMNVFNVHVNRAPVTGRIERVAYKPGIFLNADLDKASEDNERNGLVLSTPFCRVGCVQIAGLIARRIVSFVREGESIGAGERFGLIRFGSRVDVYLPVGTRVQVSEGQLTVAGETVLCDLSQPQPRETAYRVS
- a CDS encoding sterol desaturase family protein, with translation MELTSSPMTERQRKYRATYRERVTGWYNGWLHILIIYTIGFTALYVYVANMHQVRWWELLTIPVVFLFCNFFEWWLHRYVMHRPSSFPLFRAVYNRHTLMHHQFFTEEEMRFADHHDWRVTFFPPYALVTFTLMSIPGAIILGWLISPNVGWLFITTTTSIYLIYEFMHFCTHIDENWLVRNTPFINTIRRHHAAHHNQSLMMERNMNLTFPIMDWVFGTSDLNRGLVGHLFNGYDTRFVKTDMRRTARTPRGTAEASARVAAAE
- a CDS encoding 3-hydroxyacyl-CoA dehydrogenase: MKMDGRVFLVTGAGSGLGAAVTRMLVAEGAKVVGVDINAAAGAAIVAELGDAVRFQKADVTSEADGIAAVALAKAAFGHLHGLVNCAGVAPGEKVVGRDGPHQLESFARAVGVNLVGTFNMLRLAADAIAKEEPDADGERGVIINTASVAAFDGQIGQAAYAASKGGVAALTLPVARELARFGIRVVTIAPGIFETPMMAGLPQEVQDSLGKTVPFPPRLGRPAEYAALVKHICENTMLNGEVIRLDGALRMAPR
- a CDS encoding acetyl-CoA C-acyltransferase, whose translation is MPQLSEDPVVIVGAARTPMGGFQGDFKDVTAPTLGAAAIGAALARAGLAPDQVDEVVFGCVLPAGLGQAPARQAALGAWLPLSTGATTVNKMCGSGMKAAMFAHDLLLAGSADVAVAGGMESMSNAPYLLDRARGGYRMGHGKVIDHMFYDGLEDAYEKGRLMGTFAEDCAQAYQFTREAQDAFAIASLEKAQKAMAGGGFDAEIVPVTVKAGKAERVVSADEQPPKAKLDKIPTLKPAFREGGTVTAANSSSISDGAAALVLMRRSQAEKRGLVPLAVVVGHATHAQAPNLFTTAPIGAIRKLSERTGWAMADVDLFEINEAFAVVPMAAIRDLALPEDKVNVHGGACALGHPIGASGARVMVTLLAALQTYGLRRGIASLCIGGGEATAVAIERLG
- a CDS encoding antibiotic biosynthesis monooxygenase family protein; translation: MIAVIFEVWPAEGQREVYLDLAARLRSELEQMDGFISVERFESLTEPGKMLSLSIWRDEEAVKAWRNLASHRRTQAAGRAGVFRDYRLRVAAVVRDYGMTERAEAPDDSRAVHRPKLAADPAF
- a CDS encoding acyl-CoA dehydrogenase family protein, translating into MILTETQVEIREAVRAFAQERLAPGAAARDREHRFPKDELKEMGALGFLGMLVPEGLGGSQTDLVSYALALEEIAAADGACSTIVAVHSSVGCMPIVKFGTKDQKERFLPKLASGDWIGGFALTEPQAGSDAANLKTRARRDGDGYILSGAKQFITSGKNGDVIIVFAVTDPDAGKKGISAFIVPTDTPGYEVVRVEDKLGQHASDTCQLAFNDMRLPADLRLGAEGEGLKIALSNLEGGRIGIASQCVGMARAAFEAARTYARERVTFGKPIVEHQAVAFRLADMATKIEVARQMVLHAASLREAGLPCLTEASMAKLFASEIAEQVCSAAIQTHGGYGYLADFPVERIYRDVRVCQIYEGTSDVQRIVIARGL